Proteins from a single region of Hydra vulgaris chromosome 12, alternate assembly HydraT2T_AEP:
- the LOC136088746 gene encoding uncharacterized protein LOC136088746: MYEIKNKISETDSYCHKVQMLTLAPKSWTCKKISSYFEVSEYLVRTARKVKNENGILSLPGKKTGNPFSPETVSLVINFYQSDEFLRMMPGKKDYVSIKKNQHVQKRLLLLNLNELHVAFKKDYPNVKVSLSKFCTLKPKWCITTNASGTHNVCVCIHHQNTKFLIDAIRWNKSYKDFMALIVCSLENAECMLHRCNQCPGIEVLKSFLVQEFMDHEHEEDVVFKQWQSTNRTTLLSQSLSLDEFNDLLCGSIDNLTTHSYIAKTQSRYLKNCKENLNQNERLILGDFAENYQYVVQDEVQSYHWSKSQCSLYTIVLYFIENKLLKHKSFCYLSEDVDHDTGFIYKTQEDITRYIKENLPDVSSVKYFSDGCAAQFKNFINLCHHSKDFDLNAEWVFFATSHGKSPCDGIGGTVKRVVCQESLKQITTGQILDVNLMYSFCKAKINGIYFKLFSKEEIDQTRALLEKKNLGGRTVPGTRMYHHFIPIAPNTISYKKISTDACTEIFDIIPKSKNYVDISLNIKKMDYIACFYDGFWWVGIAEDVSELDIKVRFMHPHGPGKNFFWPMRTDECWVLNSEVICLIFTPRTISGRTYNISDLDLKNINCWLQKKINYV; the protein is encoded by the coding sequence atgtatgaaataaaaaataaaatttcagagaCTGACTCTTATTGCCATAAGGTGCAAATGTTAACACTCGCACCAAAATCATGGACATGTAAAAAGATATCAAGCTACTTTGAAGTGTCTGAGTATCTTGTTCGAAcagcaagaaaagttaaaaatgagaaTGGAATTCTATCATTACCCGgaaaaaaaactggaaaccCATTTTCACCAGAAACAGTTAGTTTAGtgattaacttttatcaaagtgATGAATTTTTAAGAATGATGccaggaaaaaaagattatgtaagtattaagaaaaaccaacatgttcaaaaaagattattgctaCTCAATCTTAATGAATTAcatgttgcatttaaaaaagactacCCTAACGTCAAAGTcagtttgtcaaaattttgtaCTCTTAAacctaaatggtgtattacaACTAATGCGTCAGGTACCCACAATGTATGTGTTTGCATACATcaccaaaatacaaaatttctcaTTGATGCCATTAGgtggaataaaagttataaagatttcATGGCATTGATTGTTTGCTCTCTTGAAAATGCAGAATGTATGTTGCATCGATGTAACCAATGCCCTGGTATTGaagtgttaaaaagttttttagtgcaGGAGTTTATGGACCATGAGCATGAAGAAGATGTAGTATTTAAGCAATGGCAGAGTACCAATCGTACAACACTACTTTCACAGTCATTGTCACTAGatgaatttaatgatttattatgtGGCAGCATTGACAACCTTACCACTCATTCATATATTGCAAAAACACAAAGTAGATACTTGaaaaactgtaaagaaaatcttaaccAAAACGAACGCTTAATTTTAGGAGATTTTGCTGAAAACTATCAATATGTTGTTCAGGATGAGGTTCAAAGTTATCACTGGAGCAAAAGTCAATGCTCACTTTATACaattgtactttattttatagagaaCAAACTTCtcaaacataaatctttttgttacctTTCAGAAGATGTTGATCATGACACAGGATTTATTTACAAGACTCAGGAAGATATAACtagatatatcaaagaaaatctacCTGATGTATCAAGTGTAAAATACTTTTCCGATGGTTGTGcagcacaatttaaaaattttatcaatctttGTCATCACAgtaaagactttgatttaaatgctgaatgggtattttttgcTACCAGTCATGGTAAATCCCCctgtgatggtattggtgggactgttaaaagagtagtatgtcaagaaagtctaaaacaaataactactgggcagattttagatgttaatttaatgtactccTTTTGTAAAGCCAAGataaatggaatttattttaagttattttcaaaagaagaaaTTGATCAAACACGAGcactattagaaaaaaaaaatttaggtggAAGAACAGTTCCTGGCACAAGGATGTATCATCATTTTATTCCAATTGCTCCAAAcactataagttataaaaaaataagtactgATGCATGCACtgaaatatttgatatcattccaaaaagcaaaaattatgtagatatttcattaaatattaaaaaaatggattatattgcatgtttttatgatGGATTTTGGTGGGTAGGGATTGCTGAAGATGTAAGTGAGCTTGATATAAAAGTCAGATTCATGCATCCACATGGACCAggtaaaaacttcttttggcCAATGAGAACTGATGAGTGTTGGGTGCTCAATTCTGAAGTTATATGCCTAATTTTTACACCGCGAACAATATCAGGTCGCACATACAACATATCTGATTTAGATTTGAAGAATATAAACTgttggttacaaaaaaaaattaattatgtttaa